One segment of Castanea sativa cultivar Marrone di Chiusa Pesio chromosome 3, ASM4071231v1 DNA contains the following:
- the LOC142627893 gene encoding putative disease resistance protein RGA3, which yields MARALLSAIVEQLGSFISSEFTLTATVKQEVQKLETKFRTIQAVLNDAEKRQLKEEAVKLWLDKLKCVSYEMDDVLDEWNTAMIKEEIEKQQKEDENAETSTTKKRKVWSLISVPNLFQHRDIAHKIKELDEKLDEINKEREMYGFELSRAIEEVVERPKTTSYVDVSDILGRDKVKDELVSIILGKGTEKEKCPHVISLVGMGGMGKTTLAQLAFNHHEVMNHFEERIWVCVSEPFDQCRVAKAIVEALGVRDFNTTELQSLLEKICELIGGKKFFLVFDDVWTEDYAMWKPIRDALKSCGSQSSRILVTTRKGKVAKMMESANTIKLEELSEEDCWLVFRKIAFSDKDPKQCEQLEDLGKQISKKCKGLPLAAKTLGSLMHFKKSREEWKNVLDSNLWELEDVERGLFAPLLFSYFDLPSPLKRCFSYCAVFLKDHAFNVNKLVHMWTSHGFVESKGNMEVEIMGREYFDNLVIRSFFQKDIYGYKMHDIVHDFAQLITKNECFIINSDIESESDYNNARHLRLVIPKETQFPVSIDGAKNLRTLIFSNQGGYNISNLFQNFRLLRVLTLECRMKLPHTVENLIHLRCLILFECDEVLPEAICNLCNLQYLEITPFGSMFTKLPQGIGKLINLRHLIGEHFLIPRGIGRLISLRTLKCFSISDEDSERCELGELKNLNHLQGRFEIRGLGNLVDISEAKNAQLKKKIHLRELKLSFKKGKDRGCRDGCVLNAVNPNDKSMERDVLFLNALEPPQDLELLDIRWYQGTTMSPNWLMSLTKLKMVSIDSVAKLMSLPPLGKLPLLELLTIWNVCSLKKVGVEFLGIESENKKQDIIFPNLKHLKFVRLEEWEEWIGIGGKEDADYITVMPRLRQLEIHRCRKLKSLPDFLRTIPLNKLVIAGCPIIEKRCQRETGEDWRTISHIPNIHLREHSRYATWKMGNSFCFLISLLFIYFANIYYQLNILIFMKINYSQPRLMNLTYSYKFEL from the coding sequence ATGGCTCGTGCTTTACTTTCTGCTATTGTGGAGCAGCTTGGttctttcatttcttcagaGTTCACCTTGACTGCAACTGTCAAAcaagaagtccaaaagcttgAAACCAAATTCCGTACCATCCAGGCAGTGCTCAATGATGCTGAGAAGAGGCAGCTGAAGGAGGAAGCTGTGAAGCTTTGGTTAGATAAGCTCAAATGCGTATCCTACGAGATGGACGACGTGTTGGATGAGTGGAACACTGCCATGATCAAAGAAGAGATTgagaaacaacaaaaagaagatgaaaatgcTGAAACTAGCACTACTAAGAAGAGGAAGGTATGGTCCCTCATCTCAGTTCCTAATCTTTTTCAGCATCGTGATATTGCTCATAAGATAAAAGAACTTGACGaaaaattagatgagattaACAAAGAGAGGGAGATGTATGGGTTTGAATTGAGTAGGGCCATTGAAGAAGTAGTTGAGAGGCCAAAAACTACTTCTTATGTTGATGTGTCTGATATTCTTGGACGTGATAAGGTTAAGGATGAGCTAGTGAGCATCATATTGGGCAAGGgtactgaaaaagaaaaatgcccCCATGTCATCTCTTTGGTGGGCATGGGCGGTATGGGAAAAACTACTCTTGCCCAGCTAGCCTTTAATCATCATGAGGTGATGAATCATTTTGAAGAAagaatttgggtttgtgtttccgAACCCTTTGATCAATGTAGGGTTGCAAAAGCTATCGTTGAAGCTTTGGGAGTTCGTGATTTTAACACTACTGAATTGCAGAGTCTATTGgaaaaaatttgtgaattaATTGGGGGAAAGAagttttttcttgtctttgatgATGTGTGGACTGAAGACTATGCAATGTGGAAGCCAATTAGAGATGCACTCAAAAGTTGTGGTTCCCAAAGTAGTAGAATTCTAGTCACCACACGTAAAGGCAAAGTTGCGAAGATGATGGAAAGTGCAAATACGATCAAGTTGGAGGAATTGTCTGAGGAAGATTGTTGGTTGGTGTTTAGAAAAATAGCATTTTCTGATAAGGATCCAAAGCAATGTGAGCAACTAGAAGACCTTGGCAAGCAAATATcaaagaagtgcaaaggcttGCCCCTTGCTGCAAAGACTCTAGGGAGTCTCATGCACTTCAAGAAAAGTAGAGAAGAATGGAAGAACGTTTTGGATAGCAATTTGTGGGAATTAGAAGATGTTGAAAGAGGTCTTTTTGCACCAttgttatttagttattttgatTTGCCTTCACCACTGAAACGGTGTTTCTCATATTGTGCTGTCTTTCTGAAAGATCATGCTTTTAATGTTAATAAGTTGGTACATATGTGGACATCACATGGATTTGTTGAGTCAAAGGGAAATATGGAGGTGGAAATTATGGGAAGAGAATACTTTGATAATTTAGTCATTCGCTCTTTCTTTCAAAAAGATATTTATGGGTACAAAATGCATGATATAGTGCATGACTTTGCACAGTTGATTACTAAGAATGAATGCTTTATAATCAATAGTGACATAGAGTCGGAATCAGATTATAATAATGCTCGCCATTTGAGATTAGTAATTCCAAAAGAAACCCAATTTCCTGTGTCCATTGATGGTGCCAAAAATCTACGCACCCTCATCTTTTCTAATCAAGGTGGTTATAACATATCCAatttattccaaaattttagaCTTTTACGAGTGTTAACCTTGGAGTGTAGAATGAAACTTCCACATACCGTGGaaaatttaatacatttaaGGTGTCTCATTTTGTTTGAGTGCGATGAGGTATTGCCTGAAGCCATTTGTAACCTATGCAATTTACAATATTTGGAGATTACCCCTTTTGGTTCTATGTTCACAAAATTACCCCAGGGGATAGgtaaattaattaacttaagACATCTTATTGGAGAACATTTTCTGATTCCAAGAGGGATTGGAAGATTGATTTCTCTTAGAACATTAAAATGTTTCAGCATAAGTGACGAGGATAGCGAAAGATGTGAACTCggagaattaaaaaatttgaaccacCTGCAAGGGAGGTTTGAAATACGTGGGTTGGGGAACCTGGTAGATATAAGTGAGGCCAAGAATGCACAACTTAAGAAGAAGATACACCTTCGTGAATTGAAACTATCTTTTAAGAAAGGGAAGGATAGAGGATGTCGGGATGGTTGCGTTCTAAATGCCGTCAACCCCAATGATAAAAGCATGGAGAgggatgtattatttttaaatgcgTTAGAGCCACCTCAAGACTTGGAGCTGTTAGACATTCGTTGGTACCAGGGCACCACAATGTCTCCTAATTGGTTGATGTCCTTGACCAAATTGAAAATGGTTTCTATCGATTCGGTCGCCAAGTTAATGAGTTTGCCTCCTTTGGGGAAGCTTCCGCTCCTTGAATTGTTAACTATATGGAATGTGTGTAGTCTGAAAAAAGTGGGTGTTGAATTTTTGGGAATAGAATCTGAAAACAAGAAACAAGACATAATATTCCCAAATTTGAAACATCTCAAGTTTGTGCGGTTGGAGGAGTGGGAAGAATGGATTGGGATTGGAGGAAAAGAAGACGCAGACTATATTACTGTAATGCCACGTCTTCGACAGTTGGAAATTCATCGTTGCAGAAAGTTAAAGTCGCTGCCGGACTTCCTACGTACAATTCCATTGAATAAATTGGTGATCGCTGGCTGTCCAATCATTGAGAAACGTTGCCAAAGAGAGACAGGAGAGGACTGGCGCACCATTTCTCACATCCCAAACATCCATCTTCGAGAACATTCTAGATATGCTACGTGGAAAATGGGTAACTCATTCTGCTTCTTAATCTCCTTACTCTTCATTTATTTTGCAAATATATACTATCAATTAAATATTctcatttttatgaaaataaattactCACAACCTAGATTGATGAATTTAACATATTCTTATAAATTTGAGTTATAG
- the LOC142626906 gene encoding uncharacterized protein LOC142626906, translating to MVLARNLVWGFKLPGGLEGNAPWLKQSKIDVSHKYGHSIENDDYLDRDFLVQLWVADRKMKNYKGKRRRKLVQHMKTNMNMEDGIRGHLFAEKVFLDKGKRLLNQPPLSQSDSAFLEPKSPNEVVHVWSKKLA from the exons ATGGTTCTGGCAAGAAATCTTGTTTGGGGATTTAAGCTACCTGGTGGTTTAGAAGGAAATGCCCCTTGGTTGAAACAGAGCAAGATAGATGTGTCTCATAAGTATGGACACAGCATTGAAAATGATGATTACTTGGACAGAGATTTTCTTGTACAGCTTTGGGTTGCTgataggaaaatgaaaaattataaggGAAAAAGAAGGCGGAAATTGGTACAGCATATGAAAACCAACATGAATATGGAAGATGGTATTCGGGGGCACCTCTTTGCAGAAAAGGTTTTTTTGGACAAGGGCAAACGACTTTTGAATCAACCACCTCTGAGCCAGTCTGACTCAGCTTTTCTGGAGccaaaatctccaaatgag GTTGTGCATGTGTGGAGTAAGAAATTAGCTTAG